From the Toxotes jaculatrix isolate fToxJac2 chromosome 15, fToxJac2.pri, whole genome shotgun sequence genome, one window contains:
- the LOC121194291 gene encoding ATP-binding cassette sub-family C member 4-like → MEPLRKEAKDNPSASANLLSKIFFCWLNPLFRIGYKRKLEEDDMYKVLPEDASDRLGEELQWYWNQEVQQAAKEMRPPKLTKVLVQCYWKSYLVIGIYIFVEEVIKVIQPVLLGKLIEYFESYDTVNTAAVYEAYSCAAGISLSTIGLAVLHHLYFYHVQRAGMKIRVAMCHMIYRKALCLNNSAFAKTTTGQIVNLLSNDVNKFDEVTLYLHFLWIAPLQAATVILLLMYAIGPSCLAGMAVFFVLMPVQTMFGRLFSRLRADTAVLTDERIRTMNEVISGIRVIKMYGWEKPFAALVDEVRRNEISKIMKSSYLRGLNMASFFVASKIIIFITVCVYILTGNKLSASRVFMAVSLYGAVRLTITLFFPFAIEKVSESLISIRRIQNFLLLDEVAPQHLGLPVAEKKDCMVKIQDLICYWDKMLDAPTLHNVSFTVRPEQLLAVIGPVGAGKSSLLSAILGELSQESGVVKVKGELTYTSQQPWILPGTIRSNILFGKELNPQKYDRVLRACALKRDMDLLPGGDLAIVGDKGANLSGGQKARVSLARAVYQDADIYLLDDPLSAVDAEVGRHLFEECICGLLRKKPRILVTHQLQYLKAADQIVVLKEGQMVAQGTYNELQGSGLDFTLLLKEDEGQEEEKQGTTPIPGTVSHFPHPLSDKSTSSMSSLSSSRYSLIEGAEPLAVVVRSTEEERRSEGNISLRMYMKYFMAGANFLVLLVLILLNALAHITFVLQDWWLACWASEQKHINVTEHLNGSSPRQLDLDLYLGVYAGLTAASVVFGFLRSLVFFNVLVSSARTLHNSMFNAILRTPVHFFDINPIGRILNRFSKDIGYLDSLLPWTFVDFIQVFLQVIGVIAVAAVIIPWILIPVVPLLAVFLFLRCYFLQTSRDIKRLESTTRSPVFSHLSSSLQGLSTIRAFKAQQRFQEMFDEYQDLHSEAWFLFLTTSRWFAVRLDGICSVFVTITAFGCLYLRDGLEPGAVGLALSYAITLTGMFQWGVRQSAEIENMMTSVERVVEYAELESEAPWETDKQPPHDWPKTGSITFDRVSFSYSASEPLVLKNLTVVFTSREKVGIVGRTGAGKSSLISALFRLAEPEGRIMIDGFQTSTIGLHTLRQKMSIIPQDPVLFTGTMRKNLDPFRQHTDEDLWNALQEVQMKAVVEELPNKLETVLTESGSNFSVGQRQLVCLARAILRKNRILIIDEATANVDPRTDSLIQQTIRDKFQECTVLTIAHRLNTIIDCDRILVLDAGRIQEYDEPYVLLQNQDGLFYQMVQQTGRAEATSLLHTAKQVYMNKKRVTDVRCAKDICVIFETSL, encoded by the exons ATGGAACCTCTGCGGAAGGAGGCGAAGGATAATCCGTCGGCTTCAGCTAATCTTCTCTCCAAGATTTTCTTCTG TTGGTTGAATCCTTTGTTCAGAATCGGCTACAAGAGGAAGTTGGAAGAAGATGACATGTATAAAGTTCTACCAGAGGATGCATCTGATAGACTTGGGGAGGAACTACAGTG GTACTGGAATCAAGAAGTTCAACAGGCAGCAAAAGAAATGCGCCCACCAAAACTAACTAAAGTTCTTGTTCAGTGCTATTGGAAGTCATATTTAGTCATCGGGATATACATCTTTGTAGAG GAAGTTATCAAAGTCATTCAGCCGGTGCTACTTGGGAAACTAATTGAGTACTTTGAAAGTTACGACACCGTCAACACAGCTGCGGTCTATGAGGCCTACAGCTGTGCAGCAGGCATCTCCCTGTCAACCATTGGCCTGGCTGTCCTTCATCATCTCTATTTCTACCATGTTCAGCGAGCAGGCATGAAGATCCGTGTGGCCATGTGTCACATGATCTATCGGAAG GCTCTGTGTCTTAACAACTCAGCGTTCGCCAAAACTACCACAGGACAAATTGTCAACCTCTTATCTAATGATGTGAACAAATTTGATGAG GTAACCTTGTATTTACACTTTTTGTGGATTGCTCCCCTACAAGCAGCCACTGTGATATTATTGTTGATGTATGCAATTGGCCCATCATGCCTTGCGGGAATGGCTGTCTTCTTCGTCCTTATGCCAGTACAGACCATGTTTGGACGTCTGTTCTCTAGACTTAG GGCTGACACAGCAGTGTTAACGGATGAGAGAATACGCACAATGAACGAAGTCATCTCCGGGATCCGTGTTATAAAGATGTATGGGTGGGAGAAGCCTTTCGCTGCACTTGTGGATGAGGTCAGAAG AAATGAAATCTCCAAGATCATGAAAAGCTCCTACCTGCGTGGCCTGAACATGGCATCTTTCTTTGTGGCCAGCAagatcatcatcttcatcaccgtgtgtgtttacatactgACAGGGAACAAGTTGTCTGCTAGCAGAGTGTTTATGGCTGTTTCCCTCTATGGGGCAGTCAGACTCACCATTACGCTCTTCTTTCCCTTTGCCATAGAGAAGGTCTCTGAGTCTCTCATCAGTATCCGAAGGATTCAG AATTTTCTTCTGCTGGATGAAGTTGCTCCTCAGCATCTGGGACTTCCTGTGGCAGAGAAGAAGGACTGTATGGTGAAGATTCAGGATTTAATATGCTACTGGGATAAG ATGCTAGATGCTCCAACTTTACACAACGTGTCTTTCACAGTGAGGCCTGAGCAGCTCCTGGCAGTAATTGGACCTGTTGGGGCTGGAAAG TCCTCACTTCTCAGTGCCATCCTGGGAGAACTGAGTCAGGAAAGTGGTGTGGTCAAAGTCAAAGGAGAGCTGACCTACACTTCCCAGCAGCCCTGGATTTTACCCGGTACGATTCGAAGCAACATCCTTTTTGGCAAAGAGCTCAACCCCCAGAAGTATGATAGAGTTCTGAGAGCCTGCGCCCTCAAGAGA GACATGGACCTGTTGCCAGGTGGTGACTTGGCAATAGTTGGAGACAAAGGAGCCAATCTCAGTGGAGGACAGAAAGCGAGGGTCAGCTTAGCCAG AGCAGTGTATCAGGATGCAGATATCTACTTGCTGGATGACCCACTCAGTGCTGTGGATGCTGAGGTGGGCCGACACCTCTTTGAAGA GTGCATTTGTGGACTTTTGAGGAAGAAGCCTCGTATCTTGGTTACTCACCAACTACAGTATCTGAAGGCTGCAGATCAAATAGTTGTGTTAAAGGag gGCCAGATGGTGGCACAAGGGACCTACAATGAGTTGCAGGGATCTGGACTAGACTTTACCTTGCTGCTTAAGGAGGATGAGggccaggaggaggagaagcaagGCACAACTCCCATCCCTGGGACTGTCTCTCACTTCCCCCATCCACTCTCTGACAAATCTACATCCTCCAtgtcctccctttcctcctctcggTATTCTTTGATTGAGGGAGCAGAGCCACTTGCAGTG GTAGTGCGatcaacagaggaggaaaggcgCTCAGAGGGAAACATCAGCCTGCGTATGTACATGAAATATTTCATGGCAGGTGCTAACTTCCTGGTCCTCCTTGTCCTCATTTTACTCAATGCCCTAGCACAT ATTACATTTGTTCTGCAGGACTGGTGGCTTGCCTGCTG GGCCTCTGAACAGAAGCACATCAATGTGACAGAGCACCTCAATGGCAGCTCCCCTCGGCAGCTGGACCTTGACCTGTACCTAGGTGTTTACGCAG GTTTAACAGCCGCTTCAGTAGTGTTTGGCTTCCTTCGCAGCTTGGTCTTCTTTAATGTCCTGGTGAGCTCAGCCCGAACCCTACACAACAGCATGTTCAATGCCATCCTCCGGACCCCGGTTCACTTTTTCGATATCAATCCAATCG GAAGAATCCTTAACAGGTTTTCAAAGGACATTGGTTACCTGGACTCACTGCTCCCATGGACGTTTGTGGACTTTATCCAG GTTTTCCTCCAAGTCATTGGAGTCATTGCAGTAGCTGCAGTCATCATCCCTTGGATCCTTATTCCTGTTGTTCCTCTTCTCGCTGTCTTCCTGTTTCTGAGATGCTACTTCCTGCAGACCTCCAGGGACATCAAGCGCCTCGAGTCTacca CTCGGAGTCCCGTCTTCTCCcacctttcctcctctctccaagGCCTGAGCACCATCCGTGCCTTTAAGGCTCAACAGAGGTTTCAGGAAATGTTTGATGAATATCAAGATCTTCATTCAG AGGCTTGGTTCTTATTTCTGACCACTTCTCGTTGGTTTGCTGTTCGCCTTGATGGAATTTGCTCTGTTTTCGTCACCATTACTGCTTTTGGCTGCCTTTACCTCAGGGATG GATTGGAGCCTGGTGCAGTGGGTCTGGCTCTGTCTTACGCCATTACACTCACAGGCATGTTCCAGTGGGGCGTCAGGCAGAGTGCAGAGATCGAGAACATG ATGACCTCAGTGGAGAGAGTGGTCGAGTATGCAGAGCTGGAGAGTGAAGCACCTTGGGAGACTGACAAACAGCCTCCGCATGACTGGCCGAAGACAGGCTCCATCACCTTTGACAGAGTCAGCTTCTCTTACAGTGCCAGTGAGCCTTTGGTCCTAAAGAACCTCACTGTTGTCTTCACATCCAGAGAAAAG GTTGGGATCGTTGGACGCACCGGTGCTGGTAAAAGCTCCCTGATCTCTGCCTTGTTCCGGCTGGCAGAACCTGAGGGACGAATAATGATCGATGGTTTTCAGACTTCTACAATTGGTCTGCACACCCTGCGCCAGAAAATGTCCATCATCCCACAG GACCCAGTTCTCTTCACGGGCACCATGAGGAAGAATCTGGACCCTTTCAGGCAGCACACAGATGAGGACCTGTGGAATGCACTCCAAGAG GTGCAGATGAAGGCCGTGGTAGAGGAGCTGCCCAATAAGCTGGAGACGGTGCTGACTGAGTCAGGCTCAAACTTCAGTGTGGGCCAGAGGCAGCTGGTGTGTCTGGCCAGGGCCATTCTCCGCAAAAACCGCATCCTCATTATTGATGAGGCCACCGCCAATGTGGACCCAAG AACTGACAGCCTCATCCAGCAGACTATCCGGGACAAGTTTCAAGAGTGCACAGTTCTAACCATTGCTCACAGGCTCAACACTATCATTGACTGTGACAGAATACTG GTTCTGGATGCTGGCAGGATCCAAGAGTATGACGAGCCATATGTGCTGCTCCAGAACCAGGATGGGCTTTTTTACCAGATGGTCCAACAGACAGGCAGAGCTGAGGCCACctcactgctgcacacagcCAAACAG GTTTACATGAACAAAAAGCGAGTGACAGATGTGCGCTGTGCCAAGGACATCTGTGTCATCTTTGAGACGTCTCTTTGA